The following coding sequences are from one Gossypium hirsutum isolate 1008001.06 chromosome A12, Gossypium_hirsutum_v2.1, whole genome shotgun sequence window:
- the LOC107931054 gene encoding protein YLS7 translates to MTLASPKGNGKMVAFPRGLTSIAASVVILAMFLIFASWLLVSFPIGSAIRGYFYSVDRKIVLPASKNVDYSYSNSSSGLNLELPTMSSNSSVVVNNEKAQVSIRSVEKDSMASESNVEPSSSGKDSVDLKNNETLEKPTELPKLSSRATEKKADMSCFPSSNTSESNSVDSGCDLYNGKWFYDPQGPSYTNNSCPVITQMQNCQGNGRPDKEYENWRWKPSKCDLPRFDAKKFLELMRGKTLAFIGDSVARNQMESMLCLLWQVEVPQNRGNKRMQRWHFVSTSVMIVRIWSSWLVRETTEKIDFAPEGVTKLHLDAPDDKLMEFIPNFDVTVISSGHWFAKQSVYVLNNEIVGGQLWWPNGSPPMKVNNVDAFGISVETILSAILTHPNYTGLTIVRSFSPDHYEGGAWNTGGSCTGKEKPLAISELVENGFTNIMHEKQVSGFERAVKKATNKSKLQLMDITEVFSYRHDGHPGPYRNPDPNKITKRGPDGKPPPQDCLHWCMPGPIDTWNELVLEIIRREFDGNRNLSS, encoded by the exons ATGACATTGGCTTCCCCAAAAGGCAATGGTAAAATGGTTGCTTTCCCTCGGGGCCTTACTTCCATTGCAGCCTCAGTTGTGATACTAGCAATGTTCTTGATTTTTGCTTCTTGGCTTCTAGTTTCGTTTCCGATCGGTTCAGCTATTAGAGGATATTTTTACAGTGTTGATAGGAAAATAGTTTTGCCTGCATCGAAGAATGTAGATTACAGCTATAGCAATTCGTCATCCGGGTTGAATTTAGAACTGCCCACGATGAGTTCAAATAGTTCTGTTGTTGTTAATAATGAAAAAGCACAAGTTTCCATTAGATCTGTTGAAAAGGATTCGATGGCATCTGAGTCTAATGTAGAACCGTCTTCTAGTGGCAAAGATTCAGTTGACTTGAAGAATAATGAGACTCTGGAGAAACCTACAGAGCTTCCAAAACTGTCGTCTAGAGCAACAGAAAAGAAGGCAGACATGTCCTGTTTTCCGTCTAGCAATACATCTGAGAGCAATTCTGTTGATTCAG GCTGTGACCTATACAACGGAAAGTGGTTCTATGATCCACAAGGACCATCATACACCAACAATTCTTGCCCTGTCATAACACAGATGCAGAATTGCCAGGGCAATGGGAGGCCCGACAAGGAATACGAGAATTGGCGTTGGAAACCCTCTAAATGTGACCTCCCCAGATTTGATGCCAAGAAGTTTCTCGAGTTGATGAGAGGAAAGACACTTGCTTTCATTGGTGATTCTGTCGCTCGAAATCAGATGGAATCGATGCTGTGCCTTCTCTGGCAG GTTGAAGTTCCACAAAATCGAGGGAACAAAAGAATGCAACGATGGCATTTCGTGTCAACATCTGTAATGATAGTCCGGATATGGTCTTCTTGGCTTGTTCGTGAAACCACTGAAAAAATTGACTTTGCTCCCGAGGGTGTTACCAAGCTTCATCTTGATGCTCCTGATGATAAATTAATGGAGTTCATCCCAAATTTTGATGTGACTGTTATTTCTTCCGGCCACTGGTTTGCCAAACAATCTGTCTATGTCTTGAACAATGAGATTGTGGGAGGACAATTATGGTGGCCAAATGGATCTCCTCCCATGAAAGTCAACAATGTCGACGCATTTGGAATATCTGTAGAGACAATTCTCTCCGCAATTCTTACACACCCTAATTACACCGGTCTGACTATCGTACGTTCCTTTTCTCCTGATCATTATGAGGGCGGGGCTTGGAATACGGGTGGATCATGTACTGGAAAGGAAAAACCTTTAGCCATCAGTGAGTTAGTGGAGAACGGTTTTACAAATATAATGCATGAGAAACAGGTCTCGGGTTTTGAACGTGCTGTTAAGAAGGCAACAAATAAGTCCAAGCTACAGTTGATGGACATTACCGAAGTCTTTTCGTATCGCCATGATGGCCATCCAGGCCCGTATAGGAATCCGGATCCAAATAAAATCACAAAACGTGGTCCAGACGGAAAGCCACCTCCTCAAGATTGCTTGCACTGGTGCATGCCAGGTCCTATTGATACCTGGAATGAACTCGTGCTTGAAATTATCAGAAGAGAATTCGATGGCAACCGAAACTTGTCGTCATAA
- the LOC121211232 gene encoding AT-hook motif nuclear-localized protein 6 codes for MEDKEGPTLGVTVKGDEGLDGFHVASYVGPTVPSIVAPPPSMVVPPGHGTGSEMMKKKRGRPRKYAPDGSLAITLSPMPISASIPMNGDFPGWNQGRAQPVDTFIKKSLNYELETNPGDRIAYFVGTNFTPHVITVNAGEDVSMKVMFFSQQGAHAICVLSANGTISNVTLRQPTSSGGTLTYEGHFEILSLSGSYMPTNNGGTKSRSGGMSISLAGPDGRVLGGGLAGLLVAAGPVQVVVGSFLPSHKQEQKHKKQRIEPTVTIVSPTATDSMPADINVSYGGIKPILTYSFHGDNSGSLNPIQSYRNSSIDNNSPSAENESNSRSLSQCQVSS; via the exons ATGGAGGACAAAGAGGGACCTACGCTCGGTGTCACAGTGAAAGGAGATGAAGGTCTAGATGGCTTCCACGTGGCCTCATATGTGGGGCCTACAGTTCCGAGCATCGTTGCACCTCCGCCTAGCATGGTAGTGCCGCCGGGACATGGGACCGGTTCAGagatgatgaagaagaaaagaggaagacCGAGAAAGTACGCACCGGATGGATCTTTGGCCATAACATTGTCGCCGATGCCGATATCGGCGTCGATTCCGATGAACGGAGACTTTCCTGGTTGGAATCAGGGAAGAGCCCAACCAGTTGACACGTTCATCAAAAAGTCGCTTAACTATGAGCTCGAGACCAACCCAG GTGACAGAATCGCATATTTTGTCGGGACAAATTTCACACCTCATGTGATCACTGTGAATGCTGGTGAG GACGTTTCAATGAAGGTGATGTTTTTTTCTCAGCAAGGAGCTCATGCTATCTGCGTCCTCTCGGCAAATGGAACTATTTCAAATGTTACCCTTCGTCAGCCTACTTCATCCGGTGGTACTCTGACGTATGAG GGACATTTCGAGATCCTTTCATTGTCTGGTTCATATATGCCTACTAACAATGGCGGAACGAAGAGTAGGTCGGGTGGGATGAGTATTTCTTTGGCAGGTCCAGATGGTCGTGTTCTAGGAGGGGGACTTGCTGGTCTGTTGGTAGCTGCCGGTCCTGTGCAG GTTGTTGTCGGCAGTTTCCTACCGAGTCACAAGCAGGAGCAGAAGCACAAGAAACAGAGAATTGAACCCACAGTGACTATCGTCAGTCCTACGGCTACAGATTCCATGCCTGCAGACATTAATGTGTCCTATGGTGGAATCAAGCCAATTCTCACCTATTCATTCCATGGAGACAATTCAGGTTCTTTAAACCCTATCCAGAGCTATAGAAATTCTAGTATTGACAATAACTCGCCTTCAGCTGAAAACGAATCAAACAGCCGTAGTCTATCACAGTGTCAAGTTTCGAGCTGA
- the LOC121211233 gene encoding uncharacterized protein, giving the protein MASTISMPPTDPSSSSTEDPAAKAVNKRYEGLITVRTKATKGKGAWYWAHLEPILVRNPESRLPKAVKLKCSLCDAVFSASNPSRTAAEHLKRGTCPNFSSVLRPNPSLSPLPISSLASPSVSYHHNHRKRSPSAAVSLLRNQVSNNNSHDTNNNSNSNSLAIVESTRLLSYTSHTNNNNNNVGLTQHHLVLSGGKEDLGALAMLEDSVKKLKSPKISPGPALSKGQIDSAFDLLADWFYESCGSVSFSSLEHPKFRAFLNQVGMPAISRRDLSGARLDNKFYEAKDESEARIRDAMFFQVASDGWKRKSCCCSSYTSSSSGGSNFGCVEENFVKFSVNLPNGSSLYQKAVFTGGPVSTKQAEEVLWETVMGIPGNGVQKCVGIVSDHKVKALKNLEIQNNWMVNLSCQLQGFISLIKDFSKELLLFRTVTENSLKLANFVNNNLQARNSFRKYKMQELDCAGVIRVPFNECHCSSNIAHVFAMLEDILNCSQVLQMVVLDDSYKGICIEDPVAREVASIVQNEGFWNDLGAVYALVKLIRGMAHEIEVERPLIGQCLPLWEELRVKVKEWCAKFNIAEAPVEKTVEKRFRKNYHPAWSAAFILDPLYLIRDTSGKYLPPFKCLTHEQEKDVDKLITRLVTKEEAHVALMELMKWRSEGLEPLYAQAVQVKQRDSVTGKLKIANPQSSRLVWETCLSEYKSLGKVAVRLIFLHATSCGFKRNWSLMKWICVHRHSRIGLERAQKMIFIAAHSKLGRRDFSNEEEKDADLFMIGSEDDILNGVFTDAP; this is encoded by the coding sequence ATGGCTTCCACCATCTCTATGCCACCAACTGACCCTTCTTCTTCATCTACAGAAGACCCAGCAGCTAAAGCCGTCAACAAACGGTACGAAGGGCTCATCACGGTTCGAACCAAGGCTACTAAAGGCAAAGGAGCTTGGTATTGGGCACATCTCGAACCGATCCTTGTTCGGAACCCAGAGAGTAGACTACCGAAAGCGGTGAAACTCAAGTGTTCCTTATGCGACGCCGTTTTCTCGGCCTCGAACCCGTCCAGGACCGCCGCCGAGCACTTGAAACGCGGCACTTGCCCCAATTTCAGCTCTGTTTTAAGACCAAATCCTTCGTTATCCCCTTTGCCTATATCTTCATTAGCTTCACCTTCGGTTTCGTATCATCATAATCATCGTAAACGAAGTCCTTCAGCTGCTGTTTCTCTTTTACGAAACCAAGTAAGTAACAATAATAGTCATGATACcaataataatagcaatagtAACTCGTTGGCTATAGTTGAGTCTACTCGTTTACTGAGTTACACGAGTCATactaataacaacaacaacaatgttGGGTTGACTCAACATCATTTGGTTTTATCTGGTGGAAAAGAAGATTTAGGCGCTTTAGCAATGTTGGAAGATAGTGTTAAGAAGCTTAAGAGTCCTAAAATTTCCCCTGGTCCAGCTTTAAGTAAGGGTCAAATAGATTCTGCGTTTGATTTATTAGCTGATTGGTTCTATGAGTCTTGTGGGTCGGTTTCGTTTTCTAGCCTTGAACACCCAAAGTTTAGAGCTTTCCTTAACCAAGTTGGGATGCCGGCTATTTCAAGAAGGGACCTTTCCGGTGCTCGGCTCGATAATAAGTTTTACGAGGCCAAGGACGAATCCGAGGCTCGAATTAGGGATGCAATGTTCTTTCAAGTTGCTTCTGATGGATGGAAGAGGAAAAGTTGTTGTTGCAGTAGTTATACAAGTAGTAGTAGTGGTGGTAGTAACTTTGGATGCGTGGAGgagaattttgttaaatttagtgtTAATCTTCCGAATGGGAGTAGCTTGTACCAGAAGGCAGTCTTCACCGGTGGACCGGTGAGTACCAAGCAAGCTGAGGAGGTTTTGTGGGAGACGGTAATGGGGATACCGGGAAATGGTGTTCAGAAATGTGTAGGAATTGTTTCAGATCATAAGGTGAAGGCATTGAAGAATTTGGAGATTCAGAATAATTGGATGGTTAATCTTTCTTGTCAGCTTCAAGGTTTCATTAGTTTGATAAAGGATTTTAGCAAAGAGCTTCTTCTTTTCAGGACTGTCACTGAGAATTCCTTAAAGCTAGCGAATTTTGTAAATAATAATTTGCAAGCTAGGAACAGCTTTCGAAAGTATAAGATGCAGGAGCTTGATTGTGCTGGGGTGATACGAGTTCCTTTCAACGAATGCCATTGCAGCAGTAACATTGCACATGTTTTTGCAATGTTGGAGGACATATTGAACTGTTCACAAGTGCTTCAGATGGTTGTATTGGACGATTCTTACAAGGGGATCTGTATTGAGGATCCAGTTGCGAGGGAAGTTGCCAGTATTGTTCAAAATGAAGGGTTTTGGAATGATTTAGGGGCCGTTTATGCACTGGTGAAGTTGATCAGAGGTATGGCTCATGAGATTGAGGTGGAGAGGCCGTTAATCGGGCAATGCCTCCCTCTTTGGGAGGAGTTGAGGGTCAAAGTGAAGGAATGGTGCGCCAAGTTCAACATTGCCGAAGCGCCTGTTGAGAAAACCGTTGAAAAGAGATTTAGAAAGAACTACCACCCCGCATGGTCAGCTGCATTTATTCTCGATCCGCTTTACTTGATACGGGATACCAGCGGAAAATACCTTCCACCATTCAAGTGTTTGACTCACGagcaagaaaaagatgttgataAACTCATAACTCGTTTGGTTACCAAGGAAGAAGCACATGTTGCACTGATGGAGCTCATGAAATGGAGATCAGAAGGGTTAGAACCACTTTATGCTCAAGCCGTTCAAGTTAAACAACGGGACTCTGTGACCGGAAAACTGAAGATCGCTAACCCCCAAAGCAGTAGGCTGGTATGGGAAACTTGTCTTAGCGAATACAAATCATTAGGAAAGGTTGCAGTGAGGCTTATCTTCTTACATGCAACATCATGCGGGTTTAAACGTAACTGGTCTTTGATGAAGTGGATTTGTGTACACAGACACTCACGGATAGGCCTCGAAAGGGCTCAAAAAATGATATTCATTGCAGCTCATTCGAAGCTCGGCAGGAGGGATTTCTCCAACGAGGAAGAAAAAGACGCGGATCTATTTATGATCGGCAGTGAGGATGACATCCTCAATGGAGTCTTTACAGATGCACCATAA